The DNA region CGGACCATGGCGATACGCGAGCCGTGCGCCGGGTCTGCCTCCTGTGCGCCCTCCCGCCGGGTGATCCTGCGGGACTAGCGTCGACCGGAGGAGGCGGCCATGGTACGGCGACGGGTTCCGCTGGTGACGCTCATGCTGGTCGCGGCAGGACTGGTGGCCGGTGGGCTCTGGTGGTGGGCGGTGGTGCGCCTGCTGCTGGTGCCGGGGGAGACGGGACCGGTCGAGGGGGCGGTGGCCGCGGGCGGCTGGGGGCTGAGCCTGTTGCCGGTGCACGTGGCCGCCTCGTCACGGCGCCGCGCGGGCGCGAGGGCGCGGTTCACCAGGGCATCGCGACGCCGCCGTTGGGGCGCAGGATCTGACCCGTCGTGAACGACGAGGCGTCGCAGGCCAGATGGAGCACCGCGTGGGCGATGTCGGCCGGCTCGCCGACCCGGCCCAGCGGGGACACCCGGACCATCGCCGCCTCGGCCTGCTCCTGGGCGGCCGGTTCGTGGCGGTCCGTCATCGGGGTGCGCACCCAGCCCGGGGCGACCGCGTTCACCCGGACGCCGTGCCGGCCCACCTCGGCCGCCAGGGTCTTCGTCAGCTGCACCACGGCCGCCTTGGCGACGCTGTAGCAGAGCAGCCCCGGGCTCGCCGTGTCCATGGCGCCGGAGGCCATGGTGACGATCGAACCCGGCACGCCGTGCTCGATCATCGAGCGGGCCGCCTCCTGGCAGGCGTAGAGCACACCCTTGAAGTTCACCGAGAGGATCCGGTCGAGGTCCTCGTCGCGGGTCTCCAGGACGCTGCTGGTGTGCATGATCCCGGCGACCGCGGCCATCACGTGCAGCGGGCCCGCGGCGCGTACGGCGGCGGCGAGGGCGGCCCGGTCGGCGACGTCGAGCGGGTGGAGGTGCGCGGTGCCGCCCCGGCGGGCGATCAGCGCCGCCGTCTCCTTCAGACCGGGCTCGTCGCGGTCCGCGCAGTGCACGCTCGCCCCCGCCTCGGCGAGGAGCACGGCGGTCGCCCGGCCGATGCCGCTCGCCGCGCCGGTGACGAACGCGGTGCGGCCGGTGAGGTCGTACGCCGTGCGGACGGTGAGGGTCATGTCCGGACCGTACGACCGGATCTGACGGATCGTCAATTGGTGCGGGGGTGGTTGTTGCCGTCCGGGCCGCGCTGGCAGCCCGGGCACCAGTAGGTGACGCGGTCGCCCAGCTCCGCGCGCCGCACCGGGCCGCCGCAGCGGGGGCAGGGGCGGCCCTCCCGGCCGTACACGTACAGGCGCTCCCCGGTCCGGCCGGTCGTGGTGGTGCGGCGGTCCGGGC from Streptomyces fradiae includes:
- a CDS encoding SDR family NAD(P)-dependent oxidoreductase gives rise to the protein MTLTVRTAYDLTGRTAFVTGAASGIGRATAVLLAEAGASVHCADRDEPGLKETAALIARRGGTAHLHPLDVADRAALAAAVRAAGPLHVMAAVAGIMHTSSVLETRDEDLDRILSVNFKGVLYACQEAARSMIEHGVPGSIVTMASGAMDTASPGLLCYSVAKAAVVQLTKTLAAEVGRHGVRVNAVAPGWVRTPMTDRHEPAAQEQAEAAMVRVSPLGRVGEPADIAHAVLHLACDASSFTTGQILRPNGGVAMPW